A single genomic interval of Penaeus vannamei isolate JL-2024 chromosome 33, ASM4276789v1, whole genome shotgun sequence harbors:
- the LOC113806808 gene encoding ciliogenesis and planar polarity effector 2 isoform X1: MRASWWLLLGWIGLLRVKTNTRKVDAKINMAPEWAIGENKNYQQKLLVPGTKKRKLFGLLEKPNLPPAAPNVTYKLFMFGKASSGKTWTMNRLSGQELPTHHTETVGIQCSNVYWPMKIGNRLILFRLEIWDAGESSVKRYNHVLPACREGVDAVLLCFSVTDREGWLELPRLLTTATTPTDRAALIVIATRCDQYANREVSEGELDSFEATHGVPIIKLGGASEDQSDEITHTAPILNFLCKRLWQRDQELLSIKP, from the exons TAGATGCTAAAATCAACATGGCACCTGAATGGGCTATAGGAGAGAACAAGAACTATCAACAGAAACTTTTGGTTCcaggaacaaagaaaagaaaattatttg gTTTGCTTGAGAAACCCAATCTTCCTCCAGCCGCTCCAAATGTGACCTACAAGCTATTCATGTTTGGGAAAGCTTCTTCGGGCAAAACTTGGACAATGAACAGACTTTCTGGTCAGGAG CTACCAACACACCACACCGAGACTGTAGGAATCCAGTGTAGCAATGTGTATTGGCCCATGAAAATTGGGAACCGTTTGATTCTGTTCCGTCTGGAAATATGGGATGCAGGAGAATCAAGTGTGAAAAGATACAATCATGTATTACCT GCTTGTCGTGAGGGAGTGGATGCTGTGCTACTATGTTTCTCAGTGACAGATCGTGAAGGGTGGCTCGAACTTCCTCGTTTACTGACAACTGCAACAACGCCCACTGATCGTGCAGCCTTAATTGTAATTGCCACAAG GTGCGACCAGTATGCAAACCGGGAGGTAAGCGAAGGAGAACTTGATTCTTTTGAAGCTACACATGGAGTCCCAATCATCAAGCTGGGAGGAGCCTCGGAAGACCAGTCTGATGAGATCACACACACGGCGCCCATTTTGAACTTCCTGTGCAAAAGACTGTGGCAGAGAGACCAAGAACTCCTTTCCATCAAGCCTTAA
- the LOC113806808 gene encoding ciliogenesis and planar polarity effector 2 isoform X2, producing the protein MRASWWLLLGWIGLLRVKTNTRKDAKINMAPEWAIGENKNYQQKLLVPGTKKRKLFGLLEKPNLPPAAPNVTYKLFMFGKASSGKTWTMNRLSGQELPTHHTETVGIQCSNVYWPMKIGNRLILFRLEIWDAGESSVKRYNHVLPACREGVDAVLLCFSVTDREGWLELPRLLTTATTPTDRAALIVIATRCDQYANREVSEGELDSFEATHGVPIIKLGGASEDQSDEITHTAPILNFLCKRLWQRDQELLSIKP; encoded by the exons ATGCTAAAATCAACATGGCACCTGAATGGGCTATAGGAGAGAACAAGAACTATCAACAGAAACTTTTGGTTCcaggaacaaagaaaagaaaattatttg gTTTGCTTGAGAAACCCAATCTTCCTCCAGCCGCTCCAAATGTGACCTACAAGCTATTCATGTTTGGGAAAGCTTCTTCGGGCAAAACTTGGACAATGAACAGACTTTCTGGTCAGGAG CTACCAACACACCACACCGAGACTGTAGGAATCCAGTGTAGCAATGTGTATTGGCCCATGAAAATTGGGAACCGTTTGATTCTGTTCCGTCTGGAAATATGGGATGCAGGAGAATCAAGTGTGAAAAGATACAATCATGTATTACCT GCTTGTCGTGAGGGAGTGGATGCTGTGCTACTATGTTTCTCAGTGACAGATCGTGAAGGGTGGCTCGAACTTCCTCGTTTACTGACAACTGCAACAACGCCCACTGATCGTGCAGCCTTAATTGTAATTGCCACAAG GTGCGACCAGTATGCAAACCGGGAGGTAAGCGAAGGAGAACTTGATTCTTTTGAAGCTACACATGGAGTCCCAATCATCAAGCTGGGAGGAGCCTCGGAAGACCAGTCTGATGAGATCACACACACGGCGCCCATTTTGAACTTCCTGTGCAAAAGACTGTGGCAGAGAGACCAAGAACTCCTTTCCATCAAGCCTTAA
- the LOC113806808 gene encoding ciliogenesis and planar polarity effector 2 isoform X3 encodes MAPEWAIGENKNYQQKLLVPGTKKRKLFGLLEKPNLPPAAPNVTYKLFMFGKASSGKTWTMNRLSGQELPTHHTETVGIQCSNVYWPMKIGNRLILFRLEIWDAGESSVKRYNHVLPACREGVDAVLLCFSVTDREGWLELPRLLTTATTPTDRAALIVIATRCDQYANREVSEGELDSFEATHGVPIIKLGGASEDQSDEITHTAPILNFLCKRLWQRDQELLSIKP; translated from the exons ATGGCACCTGAATGGGCTATAGGAGAGAACAAGAACTATCAACAGAAACTTTTGGTTCcaggaacaaagaaaagaaaattatttg gTTTGCTTGAGAAACCCAATCTTCCTCCAGCCGCTCCAAATGTGACCTACAAGCTATTCATGTTTGGGAAAGCTTCTTCGGGCAAAACTTGGACAATGAACAGACTTTCTGGTCAGGAG CTACCAACACACCACACCGAGACTGTAGGAATCCAGTGTAGCAATGTGTATTGGCCCATGAAAATTGGGAACCGTTTGATTCTGTTCCGTCTGGAAATATGGGATGCAGGAGAATCAAGTGTGAAAAGATACAATCATGTATTACCT GCTTGTCGTGAGGGAGTGGATGCTGTGCTACTATGTTTCTCAGTGACAGATCGTGAAGGGTGGCTCGAACTTCCTCGTTTACTGACAACTGCAACAACGCCCACTGATCGTGCAGCCTTAATTGTAATTGCCACAAG GTGCGACCAGTATGCAAACCGGGAGGTAAGCGAAGGAGAACTTGATTCTTTTGAAGCTACACATGGAGTCCCAATCATCAAGCTGGGAGGAGCCTCGGAAGACCAGTCTGATGAGATCACACACACGGCGCCCATTTTGAACTTCCTGTGCAAAAGACTGTGGCAGAGAGACCAAGAACTCCTTTCCATCAAGCCTTAA